From Ipomoea triloba cultivar NCNSP0323 chromosome 5, ASM357664v1, the proteins below share one genomic window:
- the LOC116021281 gene encoding pectin acetylesterase 8-like — protein sequence MARLSQWLCLFAVLFTIVRKIEGKINVTLTTLDSAVSKGAVCLDGSAPGYYYDKGHGEGVDKWVVFIEGGGWCMNAQHCKYRGPTRLGSSKYMYPVIGMGDMMSNTPDENPEFYNWHRVHVAYCDGSSFTSDVDGVDPVTNLTYRGVRIFDALMEDFQAKGMKNAKNAIFAGSSAGGVAVMLHCDYFRALFPNTTRVKCLADSSYFINDEKLEGDKLFQSSFDYLVDTMGSAKWLPKECTSKMKASLCFFPQYSLQYVKTPIFLTMSAFDQIQLKYGLTFPITSCITFNNCTLNEMKIAQELRMDFLSLLPKGNSNSIAIWVTNCVGHEFTYNSWYGPKKLRVIGNKTYAEVFVDWYFDRNTSPIRAITKSEKPLNCSTFEANPRQP from the exons ATGGCACGGTTGTCCCAGTGGCTATGCTTGTTCGCTGTCTTATTCACTATAGTAAGGAAGATAGAAGGCAAAATAAATGTTACTTTAACAACCCTTGATTCAGCAGTGTCTAAAGGAGCAG tttgCTTGGACGGCAGTGCACCTGGATATTACTATGACAAGGGTCATGGAGAAGGTGTGGATAAATGGGTAGTATTCATAGAG GGAGGAGGGTGGTGCATGAATGCTCAACATTGCAAGTATCGAGGCCCGACAAGATTAGGGTCTTCAAAGTACATGTATCCAGTGATTGGAATGGGAGACATGATGAGCAATACTCCTGATGAAAATCCAG AGTTCTATAACTGGCATAGAGTCCATGTTGCTTATTGTGATGGATCATCTTTCACCAGTGACGTTGATGGAGTTGACCCA GTTACAAATCTAACGTATAGAGGTGTAAGGATTTTTGATGCATTGATGGAGGACTTCCAAGCAAAGGGAATGAAAAATGCTAAAAAC GCAATCTTTGCAGGAAGTTCAGCTGGGGGAGTAGCTGTGATGTTACATTGTGATTATTTCCGTGCTCTTTTTCCAAACACCACTAGAGTGAAATGCCTTGCAGATTCTTCGTACTTTATAAATGA CGAAAAATTGGAAGGAGACAAACTATTTCAATCGAGTTTTGACTATTTAGTTGATACAATG GGATCAGCTAAATGGTTGCCTAAAGAATGCACTTCAAAGATGAAAGCTTCTTTG TGTTTTTTCCCTCAGTATTCATTACAATATGTCAAGACTCCAATTTTTCTAACCATGTCAGCATTTGATCAAATTCag TTGAAGTATGGTTTGACATTCCCAATTACGAGTTGCATTACATTTAACAACTGCACCCTCAACGAGATGAAAATTGCGCAAG agTTAAGAATGGACTTTTTAAGTTTACTACCTAAAGGAAACTCGAACTCAATAGCAATTTGGGTCACCAATTGTGTTGGCCATGAATTCACATATAACTCATGGTATGGACCCAAGAAATTGAGAGTCATTGGCAACAAG ACTTATGCAGAGGTATTTGTTGATTGGTACTTTGATCGAAATACAAGTCCAATTCGAGCAATAACGAAGTCCGAAAAGCCCCTCAATTGCTCTACATTTGAGGCAAATCCACGACAGCCTTAA
- the LOC116020340 gene encoding uncharacterized protein LOC116020340 produces the protein MEIVFCKWVCAFLLCCSPIFSIGHSVEGLHGSSKVRGVNLGGWLVIEGWIKPSLFDDIPNGDMLDGTEVQFKSVTLQKYISVENGGGSGVTVDKDTPLSWETFRKLVHFSRKAIIS, from the exons ATGGAAATTGTTTTCTGTAAATGGGTCTGTGCTTTTCTGTTGTGCTGCTCTCCCATCTTTTCTATTGGGCACTCAG TGGAGGGATTGCATGGAAGTTCAAAAGTAAGAGGAGTGAACTTAGGTGGATGGTTGGTGATAGAAGGGTGGATAAAGCCTTCTCTGTTTGATGATATTCCCAATGGAGACATGCTT GATGGTACCGAGGTCCAATTCAAATCTGTCACTTTGCAGAAGTATATTTCCGTGGAGAATGGGGGTGGCTCGGGTGTTACTGTGGATAAAGATACGCCTTTATCATGGGAAACATTTAGA AAATTAGTTCATTTCTCAAGGAAAGCTATCATAAGTTGA